Genomic DNA from Streptomyces sp. NBC_01571:
CACGGCCGACCGGCGCAAGGGCGCCTTTCGGCCGTGCAGCGTTCAACTTGCGTACTGCCAAGGGGCGTTGATCTCTCCCGGCACGATGGCGCGGAATCCGTGCGGACCGGGGTGCTGCCCGCTCTCCCGCACCCGCTCCCCCATCCCCGCTCCCCCCGCTCAGCTCAGCGTGCGCTCCCCCGCCGCGACGGCCGCGCCCAGCGTATTGCCGGGAGGCGGGAAGGGGCAGACGAAGTGGTCGGCGAACGCGCACGGCGGAAGCACGGCGCGGTTGAAATCCACGGTCGTGCGCCCCTCGCCGTCGGGCGCCGCGGGGCGCAGGAACCGGAAGCGATAACTACCGTCCTCGCTGGTGGCGTCGGCGAACACGGCCCACAGCGAGCCGTCGCTCTCGACCGACACCTGGAGCGTGAGATCCGCGCCGTCCAGGGTGAAGGCGAGGATGCCGCCGAGTTCGAGTCCGCGCGTCTGCCCGTCCGCGTTCTCCACCCGTACGGTGCGCCTCTCGCCGTACGGCGTGAAGTGCCCCGGCACCGACCAGCGCGGATCGTACGGTGTCGCCTCGATGCCCTTGAACGCCGTCCGCGTCGGAGCGGCGGGGTCGAAGTCGCGTACGCCCCAGACTCCTTCGCGCACCAGGACGACGAAGCGGCGCTCGCCGGTCCCGACGCGGGCCCCGGCCGCCGGGCCCACGTCCGCCACCAGCCGGACCTCGCCGGTGAAGGGCTCGCCGTCCACGCTGAGGCCGTCCTCGGGCGCGGCCGTCAGCACGACGTCCTCCTCCTCGGCGGTCCACCGCCCGGGGATGTCCGGAAGTCGCCCGTCCGGATAATCCTCCAGCCAGTGCGTGCCGGTGAGCGCCAGCGGGCCGTAGGGCGCCGACACCGTCTCGATGCGGTGCTCGTGCCACTGCTTCCAGTCCTCGGATGCGTCCGTCGTCATGTGATCAACCTTTCCACAGGGGCCGCACCGACCCGAGGTGTGAGCGGAGCGTCGTACCCGTGTATTCCGTGCGGAAGGCGCCCCGCTCCTGGAGCAGCGGGACCACCCGGTCGACGAACTCGTCGAGTCCGCCGGGGGCCGGACGGGGGACGAGGACGAAGCCGTCGGCGGCGCCGGCGGTCACGAACGCGTCCAGCTCGGCGGCGACCGCCTCCGGGGTGCCGACGTACGAGGGCCGTCCGTAGGCCTCGGAAAGAGGGCCGTCGGGGACGTACGGGCCGGTGCGCCGGACCTCCCACGGCGCGACGGTCGCGTTCCGCGCCGGAATCCCCTGGCCGTGCAGGTCGGCGGCCCGTTCCCTCGCCTCGGCGGCAGTGTCGCCGAGCACCACGGTCACGGCGGGCATGATCTTCAGGTCGCCGGGAGCGCGCCCGTACGTCG
This window encodes:
- a CDS encoding DUF1684 domain-containing protein, translating into MTTDASEDWKQWHEHRIETVSAPYGPLALTGTHWLEDYPDGRLPDIPGRWTAEEEDVVLTAAPEDGLSVDGEPFTGEVRLVADVGPAAGARVGTGERRFVVLVREGVWGVRDFDPAAPTRTAFKGIEATPYDPRWSVPGHFTPYGERRTVRVENADGQTRGLELGGILAFTLDGADLTLQVSVESDGSLWAVFADATSEDGSYRFRFLRPAAPDGEGRTTVDFNRAVLPPCAFADHFVCPFPPPGNTLGAAVAAGERTLS